The Populus nigra chromosome 19, ddPopNigr1.1, whole genome shotgun sequence genome includes a window with the following:
- the LOC133680474 gene encoding uncharacterized protein LOC133680474 isoform X5 — protein MNLVREVEKDLKVANVICMNGRRHLTSSMNEVSRDLVVNSNSKKKQALLDMLPVLTELRRALDMQIALESLVEEGNYCKAFQVLSEYLQLLDSFSGLSAIQEMSRGVEVWLGRTLQKLDALLLGVCEEFKEESYITVVDAYALIGDISGLAEKLQSFFMQEVLSESHSVLKIIVHEDLEIQMQNNRLTYSDLCHQIPESKFRTCLLRTLAILFRLMCSYHEIMSFQLESKDLLCQTSDMKQDSLGSNGSPPQSVDGMLGSSSIEESTTTFMYQDCNFDVDETKSNGGEAPSSGSPWYHLRKEATTFVSQTLQRGRKNLWQLTTSRVSVLLSSAVFSSMSVHQFLKNYDDLNVFILAGEAFCGVEAIEFRQKLKAVCENYLLAFHRQNIHALKMVLEKESWLKLPPDTVQAISFAGLVGDGAALIVPSHDNSSNAKLHHSNKSVKSVDANSKKSGFSSWIRSGNPFSPKLIPTSVEGHSSSLLNGATAGEYDEHANDTVSPQGNGASHKNGMPVSEDENEDLLADFIDEDSQLPSRISKPKAPKSNSSHCKTDEISAQTGSSLCLLRSMDKYARFMQKLEIVNVEVFKGICQLFEIFFYFVFETFAQQTSNSSGKSDSLNYRLKTAISRITQDCDQWIKPQLTPVSSSSPTSSSTHIHGDVTPASPSNHLLATSFGLKERCAAADAISLVAQILHRSKTHLQSMLLQNNPATVEDFFVILVDSVPDLTEHIHRTTARLLLHINGYVDRIANAKWEVKELGLEHNGYVDLLLGEFKHYKTRLAHGGIHKEVQDRLLEYGLEIVAETLIEGLSRVKRCSNEGRALMSLDLQVLINGLQHFVPVNVKPKLQTVETFIKAYYLPETEYVHWARAHPEYRKNQIVGLINLVATMKGWKRKTRLEVIEKIE, from the exons ATGAATTTGGTGAGGGAAGTAGAGAAAGATTTAAAGGTTGCAAATGTCATCTGCATG aATGGTAGAAGGCACCTGACTTCATCAATGAATGAGGTTTCAAGGGATCTTGTAGTGAATTCTAATTCCAAAAAGAAACAAGCTCTCCTG GACATGCTTCCAGTATTAACTGAGCTTCGTCGTGCATTAGACATGCAAATAGCACTTGAATCCCTGGTTGAAGAAGGAAATTACTGCAAG GCGTTCCAAGTCCTATCTGAGTATTTGCAGCTATTAGACAGTTTCTCAGGGCTTTCAGCAATACAGGAGATGAGCCGTGGGGTTGAG GTTTGGTTGGGGAGAACCCTTCAAAAGCTGGATGCACTTTTGCTGGGAGTGTGCGAGGAGTTCAAGGAGGAGAGTTACATAACA GTAGTTGATGCATATGCTTTAATTGGAGATATCTCTGGTCTTGCTGAAAAGTTGCAGAGCTTCTTCATGCAGGAGGTTTTATCGGAATCCCACTCTGTGTTGAAGATTATTGTACATGAG GACCTGGAAATACAGATGCAGAACAATAG ACTTACCTACAGTGATCTATGCCATCAGATACCTGAATCTAAGTTCAGGACGTGTTTATTGAgaacattagctatcttattcagGTTGATGTGTTCCTATCATGAAATAATGAGCTTCCAACTGGAGAGTAAG GATTTGTTATGTCAAACATCTGATATGAAGCAAGATTCCTTAGGAAGCAATGGATCTCCTCCTCAATCTGTAGATGGAATGCTTGGTTCATCTTCTATCGAGGAATCTACAACAACTTTTATGTATCAAGATTGCAATTTTGATGTAGATGAAACTAAAAGTAATGGTGGTGAAGCACCAAGCAGTGGATCCCCTTGGTATCATCTGCGAAAAGAGGCGACAACATTTGTTTCACAAACTCTTCAGAGAGGACGAAAGAATCTTTGGCAGCTTACAACAAGCAGAGTATCAGTATTGCTTTCTTCTGCAGTTTTTAGCTCTATGAGTGTGCAccaattcttgaaaaattatgatgatttgAATGTATTCATCTTGGCTGGGGAAGCCTTCTGTGGAGTTGAAGCAATTGAGTTCAGACAGAAGTTGAAGGCTGTATGTGAGAATTATTTGCTGGCATTTCATCGGCAAAATATTCAT gcacTCAAAATGGTTTTGGAAAAGGAAAGTTGGCTGAAATTGCCACCAGATACTGTACAAGCAATTAGTTTTGCTGGGCTTGTTGGTGATGGGGCAGCCCTGATAGTTCCATCTCATGATAACTCCTCTAATGCAAAATTGCATCATTCTAACAAATCAGTGAAATCTGTTGATGCCAATAGCAAGAAAAGTGGATTTTCCTCTTGGATTAGAAGTGGAAATCCATTTTCGCCAAAATTAATCCCCACTTCAGTAGAAGGTCACAGTTCTTCCCTGCTTAATGGGGCAACCGCCGGTGAATATGATGAACATGCAAATGATACGGTGTCTCCCCAAGGTAATGGTGCAAGTCATAAAAATGGAATGCCCGTTTCagaagatgaaaatgaagatCTACTTGCAGACTTCATCGATGAGGACAGTCAACTCCCAAGTCGAATTTCAAAACCAAAAGCTCCTAAAAGTAACTCTTCACATTGTAAAACTGATGAAATATCTGCACAGACAGGATcatctctttgtcttctcag GTCAATGGACAAATATGCAAGGTTCATGCAGAAACTAGAAATAGTAAATGTTGAGGTTTTTAAG GGTATATGCCAGTTGTTTGagattttcttctattttgtgTTTGAAACATTTGCTCAGCAGACCTCTAATTCAAGTGGAAAATCTGACTCTCTCAATT ATCGGCTGAAGACAGCCATATCCAGAATTACACAAGATTGTGACCAATGGATAAAACCCCAGCTGACCCCTGTTTCATCCTCTTCACCCACATCTTCGAGCACACATATTCATGGAGATGTAACACCTGCTAGTCCTTCAAATCATTTGCTAGCCACATCCTTTGGTCTCAAG GAAAGATGTGCTGCTGCTGATGCCATATCTCTTGTTGCTCAAATATTACACAGATCTAAAACTCATCTTCAGTCAATGCTTCTTCAAAATAATCCAGCTACAGTGGAAGATTTTTTTGTCATACTG GTGGATTCTGTACCAGATCTTACAGAGCACATACACAGGACAACTGCAAGATTACTTCTTCATATCAACGG GTATGTTGATCGGATTGCTAATGCTAAATGGGAAGTAAAAGAGCTTGGGCTAGAGCACAATGG GTATGTTGATTTACTGTTGGGAGAATTTAAGCACTATAAAACGAGGCTTGCACATGGTGGTATTCACAAAGAG GTTCAAGACCGCCTTTTAGAATATGGTCTCGAAATTGTCGCTGAAACCCTCATTGAAGGTCTATCACGGGTGAAGAGGTGTAGTAATGAAGGACGAGCCCTTATGTCATTAGATCTTCAG GTATTGATCAATGGCCTACAACATTTTGTCCCTGTAAATGTCAAGCCAAAATTACAAACGGTTGAAACTTTCATAAAG GCTTACTATCTTCCAGAAACTGAGTATGTACACTGGGCTCGAGCTCACCCG GAAtacagaaaaaatcaaattgttgGGTTGATCAACCTCGTTGCTACAATGAAAGGTTGGAAGAGGAAAACCAGGTTGGAAGTCATAGAGAAAATCGAGTGA
- the LOC133680474 gene encoding uncharacterized protein LOC133680474 isoform X4 produces MYFEEQATLRIAQLDRVAERLSHHVMEHHEVMVKGMNLVREVEKDLKVANVICMNGRRHLTSSMNEVSRDLVVNSNSKKKQALLDMLPVLTELRRALDMQIALESLVEEGNYCKAFQVLSEYLQLLDSFSGLSAIQEMSRGVEVWLGRTLQKLDALLLGVCEEFKEESYITVVDAYALIGDISGLAEKLQSFFMQEVLSESHSVLKIIVHEDLEIQMQNNRLTYSDLCHQIPESKFRTCLLRTLAILFRLMCSYHEIMSFQLESKDLLCQTSDMKQDSLGSNGSPPQSVDGMLGSSSIEESTTTFMYQDCNFDVDETKSNGGEAPSSGSPWYHLRKEATTFVSQTLQRGRKNLWQLTTSRVSVLLSSAVFSSMSVHQFLKNYDDLNVFILAGEAFCGVEAIEFRQKLKAVCENYLLAFHRQNIHALKMVLEKESWLKLPPDTVQAISFAGLVGDGAALIVPSHDNSSNAKLHHSNKSVKSVDANSKKSGFSSWIRSGNPFSPKLIPTSVEGHSSSLLNGATAGEYDEHANDTVSPQGNGASHKNGMPVSEDENEDLLADFIDEDSQLPSRISKPKAPKSNSSHCKTDEISAQTGSSLCLLRSMDKYARFMQKLEIVNVEVFKGICQLFEIFFYFVFETFAQQTSNSSGKSDSLNYRLKTAISRITQDCDQWIKPQLTPVSSSSPTSSSTHIHGDVTPASPSNHLLATSFGLKERCAAADAISLVAQILHRSKTHLQSMLLQNNPATVEDFFVILVDSVPDLTEHIHRTTARLLLHINGYVDRIANAKWEVKELGLEHNGYVDLLLGEFKHYKTRLAHGGIHKEVQDRLLEYGLEIVAETLIEGLSRVKRCSNEGRALMSLDLQVLINGLQHFVPVNVKPKLQTVETFIKAYYLPETEYVHWARAHPEYRKNQIVGLINLVATMKGWKRKTRLEVIEKIE; encoded by the exons atgtattttgagGAACAG GCCACTCTTAGAATAGCTCAACTAGATAGAGTAGCAGAACGTTTATCCCATCATGTTATGGAGCATCATGAAGTAATGG TGAAGGGGATGAATTTGGTGAGGGAAGTAGAGAAAGATTTAAAGGTTGCAAATGTCATCTGCATG aATGGTAGAAGGCACCTGACTTCATCAATGAATGAGGTTTCAAGGGATCTTGTAGTGAATTCTAATTCCAAAAAGAAACAAGCTCTCCTG GACATGCTTCCAGTATTAACTGAGCTTCGTCGTGCATTAGACATGCAAATAGCACTTGAATCCCTGGTTGAAGAAGGAAATTACTGCAAG GCGTTCCAAGTCCTATCTGAGTATTTGCAGCTATTAGACAGTTTCTCAGGGCTTTCAGCAATACAGGAGATGAGCCGTGGGGTTGAG GTTTGGTTGGGGAGAACCCTTCAAAAGCTGGATGCACTTTTGCTGGGAGTGTGCGAGGAGTTCAAGGAGGAGAGTTACATAACA GTAGTTGATGCATATGCTTTAATTGGAGATATCTCTGGTCTTGCTGAAAAGTTGCAGAGCTTCTTCATGCAGGAGGTTTTATCGGAATCCCACTCTGTGTTGAAGATTATTGTACATGAG GACCTGGAAATACAGATGCAGAACAATAG ACTTACCTACAGTGATCTATGCCATCAGATACCTGAATCTAAGTTCAGGACGTGTTTATTGAgaacattagctatcttattcagGTTGATGTGTTCCTATCATGAAATAATGAGCTTCCAACTGGAGAGTAAG GATTTGTTATGTCAAACATCTGATATGAAGCAAGATTCCTTAGGAAGCAATGGATCTCCTCCTCAATCTGTAGATGGAATGCTTGGTTCATCTTCTATCGAGGAATCTACAACAACTTTTATGTATCAAGATTGCAATTTTGATGTAGATGAAACTAAAAGTAATGGTGGTGAAGCACCAAGCAGTGGATCCCCTTGGTATCATCTGCGAAAAGAGGCGACAACATTTGTTTCACAAACTCTTCAGAGAGGACGAAAGAATCTTTGGCAGCTTACAACAAGCAGAGTATCAGTATTGCTTTCTTCTGCAGTTTTTAGCTCTATGAGTGTGCAccaattcttgaaaaattatgatgatttgAATGTATTCATCTTGGCTGGGGAAGCCTTCTGTGGAGTTGAAGCAATTGAGTTCAGACAGAAGTTGAAGGCTGTATGTGAGAATTATTTGCTGGCATTTCATCGGCAAAATATTCAT gcacTCAAAATGGTTTTGGAAAAGGAAAGTTGGCTGAAATTGCCACCAGATACTGTACAAGCAATTAGTTTTGCTGGGCTTGTTGGTGATGGGGCAGCCCTGATAGTTCCATCTCATGATAACTCCTCTAATGCAAAATTGCATCATTCTAACAAATCAGTGAAATCTGTTGATGCCAATAGCAAGAAAAGTGGATTTTCCTCTTGGATTAGAAGTGGAAATCCATTTTCGCCAAAATTAATCCCCACTTCAGTAGAAGGTCACAGTTCTTCCCTGCTTAATGGGGCAACCGCCGGTGAATATGATGAACATGCAAATGATACGGTGTCTCCCCAAGGTAATGGTGCAAGTCATAAAAATGGAATGCCCGTTTCagaagatgaaaatgaagatCTACTTGCAGACTTCATCGATGAGGACAGTCAACTCCCAAGTCGAATTTCAAAACCAAAAGCTCCTAAAAGTAACTCTTCACATTGTAAAACTGATGAAATATCTGCACAGACAGGATcatctctttgtcttctcag GTCAATGGACAAATATGCAAGGTTCATGCAGAAACTAGAAATAGTAAATGTTGAGGTTTTTAAG GGTATATGCCAGTTGTTTGagattttcttctattttgtgTTTGAAACATTTGCTCAGCAGACCTCTAATTCAAGTGGAAAATCTGACTCTCTCAATT ATCGGCTGAAGACAGCCATATCCAGAATTACACAAGATTGTGACCAATGGATAAAACCCCAGCTGACCCCTGTTTCATCCTCTTCACCCACATCTTCGAGCACACATATTCATGGAGATGTAACACCTGCTAGTCCTTCAAATCATTTGCTAGCCACATCCTTTGGTCTCAAG GAAAGATGTGCTGCTGCTGATGCCATATCTCTTGTTGCTCAAATATTACACAGATCTAAAACTCATCTTCAGTCAATGCTTCTTCAAAATAATCCAGCTACAGTGGAAGATTTTTTTGTCATACTG GTGGATTCTGTACCAGATCTTACAGAGCACATACACAGGACAACTGCAAGATTACTTCTTCATATCAACGG GTATGTTGATCGGATTGCTAATGCTAAATGGGAAGTAAAAGAGCTTGGGCTAGAGCACAATGG GTATGTTGATTTACTGTTGGGAGAATTTAAGCACTATAAAACGAGGCTTGCACATGGTGGTATTCACAAAGAG GTTCAAGACCGCCTTTTAGAATATGGTCTCGAAATTGTCGCTGAAACCCTCATTGAAGGTCTATCACGGGTGAAGAGGTGTAGTAATGAAGGACGAGCCCTTATGTCATTAGATCTTCAG GTATTGATCAATGGCCTACAACATTTTGTCCCTGTAAATGTCAAGCCAAAATTACAAACGGTTGAAACTTTCATAAAG GCTTACTATCTTCCAGAAACTGAGTATGTACACTGGGCTCGAGCTCACCCG GAAtacagaaaaaatcaaattgttgGGTTGATCAACCTCGTTGCTACAATGAAAGGTTGGAAGAGGAAAACCAGGTTGGAAGTCATAGAGAAAATCGAGTGA